CGTGAACTTCAGTCTGGTGTACGTGGTGGTGACCGACGACCTGACGCGGGTCACGGTGGCTCCGGAAGAACTGAACCTGGACCGTGTGGCCGCGCTGAGTGAGACTTTGAAGGTGCAGGAGCCGGGAGTGAGCGTCTCGCTGGTTCACGCGCAGCATCCGTTCCTGGCGGAGCCTTCGCAGTGCGTGGGCTGCAACCGTGAGGACGTGGGGGACGTGCCGATCAGCGGTCCGTTCGATCGTCCGTCAATGACCTTGCTGCCAACCAAGTCCTACCGCCTGAGTGCCAACATGGATTACAGCGACCTGTTCAGTTACCAGTATGAAGGCACGAAGTTTTTGAACGGTAACGATTACCGGCGAGACGAGCGCGGCATCACCGAAAACAACCTGTCGGTCTTTAATGCGCTCAACTGCACGTTTTCGTCTCATGGTAGTGCGTTGATCGGCACGCCAGAGTGTACGGGTCAGTCGTACGGGCTGTTTGAGCATCGGTTTGAGGAATACTTCAAGATTTATAATTACAACTGCGGTTCTTCTTCGTTTTACTCTTCGGACATTCGTGAGAACGTCAGTGTGGCGTTTCGGTCTAGCCGGAATGTCGATTTCAGACTCGTCAAGAACTCCAACAACAACACGACCTATAACGAGAGTTACGTCAGTCTGAATTTTGACAACGTTAACGAGTACGCCCCGTATCGTCTGGACCGAAGCTCCACATACAGCGGCATCGAAGCCGGACCGGCCTGCGCGGCGTACTCTTCGACTTTCAACACCTTTGTCAACACGGCAGTCAGCACCAAAGTTCCGACATTGGTTTTCCGTCTTCCCCTGGTGGGTCTCATCAGGAGCAGCGCTGGGAGCAGCGTGAGCAGCACCCCTAACCTGTATGGAAGCGTGAATCAGAACTACCGCTGGAGTGTCGACCTGCTTGATGAGCGGTGACATGCAAGGCTGTGCCGGCCAGGTCAACCCTTTCGGTTGACGTCAGTCAGGGCGTCTGGTCTGCCATCTAAATACAACGGGCTTATCGTCTTCGTGGCAACTTTTGATCAGCGGCACAGCAGGTTTATAGGCTTGACTGCTCTGTAGAGGACAACTTCACCTCAAGCTGCTCCAGGAGCTAAAAAAGGGCTCATCATGACCCCGATCACCTCCGCTTTCTCCTTCAGATCCCACCGCCACACGTTCCGCAGAAACTCCGAGCCGTACCGCACCAGACTCATCGCTTTACGACCGTGCGCCAAGATTCGGATGCTGACCTGTCCCTCTCGCCAGACGCCAACCTTCAAGCAATTCAGCCACGCCAGCGTCACCAGCCCGAACAGCCGTTCCAGTCGCTTCGGAGCCGTGACCCCAGTCCGCTCCAAATCAAATCCGCGGTCCTTGTACGACCCGAAGGTCACCTCCACGGACCAACGGAGCTTGTACAGCCTCCACGTCTCCCACACCCCGAAATCGGTCGCGATGATCACGAGATCCCCCAGTGGGGATCTCGTCGCGACGACTCGCATCCATTCCCCGAAGACCCAGGCCTTCTCTGCAATGACGCCGAATTGACCGGGCTGGAGATCGTCGAACCACTGATTCGCTGTGAGCTCGTCCAGGACGGTGTCCTTGCGGATTCGGACGGCTCGCCGGATCCCCTGGCGTCGAAGGAATCGGAACCACTCCGCCCCAATACATTCCCGGTCGGCGACCAAGCCCTGCCAGCACGCCGCTGGCAGGGCTTGAAGGAGACGGAGAACCACCCACATCCGGGCTTTGGTGTCGCTATTCCCGGTGTGGTCCAACGCCACCCATACGAGTGGAATGGTGTAGCCGTGAACGACGGCACNNNNNNNNNNTGGCTCGCCGGATCCCCTGGCGTCGAAGGAATCGGAACCACTCCGCCCCAATAAATTCCCGGTCGGCGACCAAGCCCTGCCAGCGGCGTGCTGGCAGGGCTTAAAGGAGACGGAGAACCACCCACATCCGGGCTTTGGTGTCGCTATTCCCGGTGTGGTCCAACGCCACCCATACGAGTGGAATGGTGTAGCCGTGAACGACGGCACCCAAGACCAGAAGGTTGAGTGGGGAATCGCCGTGTTCCCAGGTCGTGCGATCAAGACTCATGAGCAGCTTCCCTGGGGGAAGCTGCAGAAGGAGAAGGGCCAGGAAGACCTGCGACGTGAGTTGCTCATCACGAATCGTACGTTCTACACGGCGTTTTTTGGCTTCGGGAGAACTTGTTCCTGGGAGGTGAGGACCGAGATCACGGTGATTGACGCTCTGTGCAGTCACCATCGCGAGGACGAGATCGACGACCCGTTGAAGAGGATCGATGCGGAGGGAAGGGACCTGAGCTTTGAATTGAGCGGTCAGTTCGCTCGCCTGTCGGGAGGCGGGTCTGGGGAGGGTCACAACTCC
Above is a window of Deinococcus aquiradiocola DNA encoding:
- a CDS encoding transposase encodes the protein AVVHGYTIPLVWVALDHTGNSDTKARMWVVLRLLQALPAACWQGLVADRECIGAEWFRFLRRQGIRRAVRIRKDTVLDELTANQWFDDLQPGQFGVIAEKAWVFGEWMRVVATRSPLGDLVIIATDFGVWETWRLYKLRWSVEVTFGSYKDRGFDLERTGVTAPKRLERLFGLVTLAWLNCLKVGVWREGQVSIRILAHGRKAMSLVRYGSEFLRNVWRWDLKEKAEVIGVMMSPFLAPGAA